The following nucleotide sequence is from uncultured Draconibacterium sp..
GGAAAAATAATTAGGATGCTTAAAATTATTCGTTTCATTCTGAACAGTAGTTATAAGTTGCGTATTTTTCTGCGTTTTGTTTTCCTTCGATAATCGTATGTCGCTGGTCGCCATTATTTTCAATGGCAAACTGGCTGCAAAATTCAATAATTACATCGAAATAATCATTAACCGGCGAGATATTTATTTCGTGGGCAGCTCCACACGATGTGTGCAACCAGTATGGAACTTCCAGTTTGTCAAGTTTTTCGGCAATAGTTTTTGAACCATGTAAAATCCAGTAACCTGCCGCGTCTTCATCGCAATAATGATGAGGCGCCGTGCCATACGGAACAAGATTATCATCAGTGCCGTGGAATAACAGCGACGGGATTGCTGATTCATAGTATAAAGCCGTAGTGTCAGGAATCGCTCCTGCCATGCCAATTACGCCTGCAAACGAAACCGGCCCCGAATCCAGACCATAACAATAAGGAGGCTGGTAAGCCGTGTATAATACGGTTTCTGCTCCGGCACTACTTCCCGACAAAATGATCTGTTGTGGATTTATGGCGTACTGATGTCGGTTTTCGATTAAAAAGAAAGCTGCATCTTGCAGATCTTCGCTAGCGGCATAAATGGTGTTAAGCTTCTCGGTAGCCGGACAATCGCATCCAAATCCCTCGGGTGTTCCTTTTCGTGTTAATCGGTATGAGATTGATGCAACTACATAACCATAATTGGCCAAATGCGTGCAAAACGATTTTATGGTTTCATCGTCGCGTTTTCCGCCGCTAAAACCCCCGCCATGCACATAAATTATTGCAGCACGTTCGGGTTCGTAATCGTTTTGCGGAAGGTAAATATCCATATCCAGATTTTCACCATCTTTTGTGGAGTAGGTTGCTGTTTCTACTCTTATCTCGTCAAATAGGTCAGAAGTGTATCGTTCCTGGGAAAATGATATTACAACCAGAAATATCAACACAACAACGAGGCTTAACTTTTTATGCATAAAAATTTTTTGTGTGAATATAAGATATATCAAACTTCCAACAAAAGAAAATGGAACCCAAAATTGAGTTCCATTTTCTTAAGGTTAACTTATAGTAGTTTCCTTATTTTTTATCTTCCTGATTTCGTTATAACAAAAACAAAGGGTGTGCCAATAATGCTAAGGGGCAGTAATACAGCTGTTTGGGTGGATTGTGAAGAGTGGAGATGTAGTTCATTTTGGGACAGTATTCCCTATATTAGAATAGTCGACCTGCAGAAGTTGTGTTTGCCAGCTCGTGCTTTAGCAACCAGCGTTTGCGTTCTAATCCTCCGGCATAACCGGTTAACTTTCCTGAGCTGCCAATAATGCGATGACAAGGAATAATTATGGGGATCGGATTTTTTCCGTTGGCCAGCCCGACGGCACGCGTATTCTTTTCCGAACCGGATTGTTTCGCAATGTCGAGGTAGCTGCTTGTTTCTCCAAAAGGAACTTTCTCTACCAATTGCCATATTTTTTGCTGAAATTCTGTTCCTTCAGGGGCAAGCCGAAGGTTAAAGTGTTTTCTGTCGCCGGCAAAATATTCCTTTAGTTGACTTTCCGTTTCTTTAAGAATTGTTGGTTGAACAGAAGAGTTCATGTCTTCTTCAGCATCAAAACAAACTGCTGTTAAATGCGTTTCAGTCGACTGAAGTCTGAGCCAGCCAACCGGAGAATTAATATATCGGGTAAATTGTGCCATAAAAAATCCGGTACCAAAGATACCGGATTTTCAGGGAAGTTAGGTTAGTGTTTAATACCTTTCTCGTTTTGTATATTTCGTATGCAGTAAATGATGCGAAACTTCTCCAAGTGGTTCTTTCAGAAAATCTTTATAGAGTTTTTTAATCTCCGGATTATCATGCGATTTCCGAATTGGCAGTCCCTCATCTTCCGCATAAATGGCCTCGGCACGTTTTGCTCTGATTTCGGGATTGGTAGGGATTGGTTGTCCGCCACCGCCCAAACAGCCTCCAGGGCAAGCCATAAACTCAATAAAATGATAATCGGCAGTTCCATCACGTACAGCATCCATAACTGTTTTGGCATTAATCAAACCGTGTGCCACCGCACATTTTAATTCAACACCATCAAGAAACGCCCATTCATCAACAGGGTTTTCAATTTTTATGGAAGCCTCGCGAATTCCGCCCATTCCCCTGACAGGATCAATATTAAGGTTATCAAATGGAACCTCACGACCGGTAATAATTTCGTAAGCTGTTCGCAGTGCAGCTTCCATTACACCTCCGGTTGCTCCAAAAATTGCTGCAGCTCCGGTAGATTCACCCATTAAGCGATCGTATTTAACCGGTTCAAGTTTATAAAAATCGAGTCCGGCCTGTTTAATTAAAATGGCCAGCTCGCGTGTAGTTAATACATAATCAACATCGCGGTAACCACTGTCGTGCATCTCCGGACGATAAGCTTCGTATTTTTTAGCCGTACATGGCATAATCGAAACCGAAACAATATTTTCCGGCTCGAGATTTCGGGCTTTAGCGTAATAGGTTTTTACCAGTGCACCAAACATTTGTTGTGGCGATTTACATGTTGACAGGTTGTCGAGGTGTTCCGGATACATATGTTCGATGTATTTTATCCAACCCGGAGAACAGGAAGTAGCCATTGGCAGCTTTACTGAATCATCTTTTTCAACCAGGGCTTTTTTCAGTCGGGTTAGTAACTCCGTTCCTTCTTCAATAATTGTAAGGTCGGCAGTAAAGTCGGTATCTAAAACCGAATCGAATCCCAAACGTTTTAATGCAGCCACCATTTGGCCGGTGACACGTTTCCCGGGTTTCAAGCCCAGTTCTTCACCTAAACCTACGCGCACGGCAGGAGCTGTTTGTACAACCACATGTTTATTTGGGTTGGCAATAGCTTCCCAAACTTCTTCAATATAGTTTTTCTCAACCAAAGCGCCTGTAGGACAGTGATTAACACATTGCCCGCAGTTAGTACAAACCACATCGCGCATCGCTTTTTCAAAGAAAGTTGTAATTTTCATTTTGTCGCCTTTGTGGGCTACCGTAAGTGCATTTACACCTTGCAGCTCGGCACATGTTCTCACACAGCGCTGGCATTTTATACACTTGCTGTCGTCTTTCATAATTGATGGCGAAAACTTGTCGATGGAGTAGTTTTTTAACGGAACCAGTTCGATAAAATCCTGGGTCATAATTTTGTACTCCGATGCCAATGTTTGTAATTCGCAATTTCCGTTGCGGTAACATTTTGTGCAATCGGCGTTATGTTCTGCCAAAAGCAGCTCAATAATTTGCTTTCTGGAGTTACGTACCTTTAAACTGTTGGTAAGAATTTCCATTCCTTCTTCACATGGTGTGGCACAAGCGGCCGAAAGACGATTTTGCCCGGTTACTTCAACCACACAAACCCTGCAATTTCCGGCAACACACAAATCTTTATGATGACATAGCGTTGGAATGGTAATACCTTGTTCTTCTGCTGCTTCCAGAATGGTTTTCCCTGAAGCAATCTCAACCGGGAAACCGTTTATTGTAATATTTAATTTCTTGCTCATTTTGTTTCTTTTTCCGGTTATTAATAGATCATTTCTTCTCTGAAATTTTCAACGATTGAAGAGAAAGAATTTGCTACCGACTGGCCTAAGCCACATTTGGCAGTATACTGCATGGTTTCGGTAAGACGTAGTAATTTATCGAGATAAGAAGCCGGTTTTTCGCCACGTTTAACAGCTTTTATTCCCAACAGTAATTGCTGGCAGCCAACGCGGCAAGGTGTACATTGTCCGCACGATTCTTCACGGAAAAATTCGAGGTAGTTGTCGAGCACATTAAACATCGAGCGCGAACTATTAAAAAGCATCATCGATCCACCCGTAGGAAGCGAAATACCGGTTAGTTTTCCCTTAAAACCAATGGCCGCATCTTTAAATTTCTTGCGCGGAACAAGAAAACCCGATGCTCCACCAACCTGTACCGCTTTCGTATCACCGTCGCCAAATTCATACACAAAATCCTGCAGACTCATCCCCAGTTCCAATTCGTAAATTCCGGGTTTTGGTGTATCGCCCGATACTGAAAAAAGTTTAGTGCCTCGCGAGTATTGAACACCAAGGTCGTAGAACTTTTTAGCACCATATTTAAAAATGGTAAATGAGTGTACCAGTGTTTCAACATTGTTTATCACTGTTGGTTTTCCCATGTATCCTGATTGGGTTGGAAATGGTGGTTTGTTGCGTGGTTCGCCACGTTTGCCTTCCATCGATTCCATTAAGGCGGTTTCTTCGCCGCAAATGTATGCACCACTGCCCATAAAAATCGAAATATTAAAATCGAGATTTGTTTCTTTGCAGTAGTAGCTAAACTCATCGATTGCTTTATTCAGCTCAGGCTCCAGAAATTTATATTCGCCGCGCAAGTAAATATAGCCTTGAGTTGCCCCGGTAATGTATCCGCAAATGGCCATTGCTGTTAGCACTTTGTATGGTACGCGCGATAATATTTCGCGGTCTTTAAAAGTGCCTGGTTCTCCTTCGTCGGCGTTACAAATTACATATTTCTCTTTTTCTTTTGATTCCGCAGTGAGTTTCCATTTTAGTCCAGTTGGAAATCCTGCCCCGCCACGTCCTTTCAGTTCCGAGCTAATCAATTCGTTTATTAACTCTTGTGGTTTCTTTTTTATCGTTGTAGAAAGTACTTTTTCCCAGTCGTTTTCATTTCTAAAAATGAAATCAACACGTTTTAGTTGATGTGAACTTGCCATAATTGCTGGTTTATTGGTTAGCGTTCTCGGTCATGTAACTTGTTAAAATTTCCCTCACTTTTTCGGGTGTGAGTTCGGTATAAATTTCGTCGTTGATGAGCATTGCCGGCGCTTTGTGGCACCAGCCAAGACAATTGGTTTCCAGCAGCGTAAATTGTTTGTCGGGGGTGGTTTCCCCTAACCTGATTTTCAGCATGTCTTGTATGGCAAATAAAACCTGGTTTTTGCCTTTCATCGCACAGGTAATGGTTTTGCATACGCGAATAATAAATTTTCCGGCAGGTTTTGTTTCCAGAAAAGAGTAAAAAGTGGCTGTTCCGTAAACATCGGCAGCCGGGATATCGATTTCACGTGCAATCTCGACCATCGAACGTTCGGAGAGGAATTTTTCTTGTTCAACCACTCCTTGCAAAATCGGTAAAACACTTTCCCGGCTACGACCATGTTTGTCGGCCAGGTTTTTAATTAACGATTGGATTGGATCCATGAGACAAGTTTTTGTATTTAAAATTGGTTATTAGTTGTTATTGTTAAATAGGTCGCCAATTAAGGCCAGGTCAGTTGCTGATTGTTTTTTAAATAAAGAAATAATTCTTTATTTATTATAAACAAATGTACGTAGTTATTGCAGAAATAAATAGTGTTTTTGTTACTTAACATGATGTTATTCAGCAGAAACCGAGCGTAAAAACAAAAACTGTTTTTAATTAGCTCCAATAGCCTAACTTTTGTCATGTATACTTATGCTGTAGAAAAGGTTTTCCTGCTGTATTTTACAATGTAGTCTAAATAAGGATAATTTTAAGGGGGTGGTTTTTGATAAACATTAACAATTTATTTATAGAAAATTAAAGGACAACGCAACCTTTATATGCTGTTTTTTGTCTAATTTTATAGAGCCATATAACAATTAAAACAAGTTCAAAAAATGAAAACAGTATTAATCACCCAATTCGCTTTGCTATTATTGGTAATTCCGGGCATGAGTTGGGCACAAATTGTTAGCATATCGGGTTATGTTAATAATGGGTCAAACGGAAAAGCATTGGAAAATGTTAGCATCTTCGATCAGAATTCAGGAATCGGAACAATTA
It contains:
- the nuoE gene encoding NADH-quinone oxidoreductase subunit NuoE, coding for MDPIQSLIKNLADKHGRSRESVLPILQGVVEQEKFLSERSMVEIAREIDIPAADVYGTATFYSFLETKPAGKFIIRVCKTITCAMKGKNQVLFAIQDMLKIRLGETTPDKQFTLLETNCLGWCHKAPAMLINDEIYTELTPEKVREILTSYMTENANQ
- a CDS encoding NADH-ubiquinone oxidoreductase-F iron-sulfur binding region domain-containing protein — its product is MASSHQLKRVDFIFRNENDWEKVLSTTIKKKPQELINELISSELKGRGGAGFPTGLKWKLTAESKEKEKYVICNADEGEPGTFKDREILSRVPYKVLTAMAICGYITGATQGYIYLRGEYKFLEPELNKAIDEFSYYCKETNLDFNISIFMGSGAYICGEETALMESMEGKRGEPRNKPPFPTQSGYMGKPTVINNVETLVHSFTIFKYGAKKFYDLGVQYSRGTKLFSVSGDTPKPGIYELELGMSLQDFVYEFGDGDTKAVQVGGASGFLVPRKKFKDAAIGFKGKLTGISLPTGGSMMLFNSSRSMFNVLDNYLEFFREESCGQCTPCRVGCQQLLLGIKAVKRGEKPASYLDKLLRLTETMQYTAKCGLGQSVANSFSSIVENFREEMIY
- a CDS encoding methylated-DNA--[protein]-cysteine S-methyltransferase: MAQFTRYINSPVGWLRLQSTETHLTAVCFDAEEDMNSSVQPTILKETESQLKEYFAGDRKHFNLRLAPEGTEFQQKIWQLVEKVPFGETSSYLDIAKQSGSEKNTRAVGLANGKNPIPIIIPCHRIIGSSGKLTGYAGGLERKRWLLKHELANTTSAGRLF
- a CDS encoding alpha/beta hydrolase, whose translation is MHKKLSLVVVLIFLVVISFSQERYTSDLFDEIRVETATYSTKDGENLDMDIYLPQNDYEPERAAIIYVHGGGFSGGKRDDETIKSFCTHLANYGYVVASISYRLTRKGTPEGFGCDCPATEKLNTIYAASEDLQDAAFFLIENRHQYAINPQQIILSGSSAGAETVLYTAYQPPYCYGLDSGPVSFAGVIGMAGAIPDTTALYYESAIPSLLFHGTDDNLVPYGTAPHHYCDEDAAGYWILHGSKTIAEKLDKLEVPYWLHTSCGAAHEINISPVNDYFDVIIEFCSQFAIENNGDQRHTIIEGKQNAEKYATYNYCSE
- a CDS encoding NADH-dependent [FeFe] hydrogenase, group A6, producing the protein MSKKLNITINGFPVEIASGKTILEAAEEQGITIPTLCHHKDLCVAGNCRVCVVEVTGQNRLSAACATPCEEGMEILTNSLKVRNSRKQIIELLLAEHNADCTKCYRNGNCELQTLASEYKIMTQDFIELVPLKNYSIDKFSPSIMKDDSKCIKCQRCVRTCAELQGVNALTVAHKGDKMKITTFFEKAMRDVVCTNCGQCVNHCPTGALVEKNYIEEVWEAIANPNKHVVVQTAPAVRVGLGEELGLKPGKRVTGQMVAALKRLGFDSVLDTDFTADLTIIEEGTELLTRLKKALVEKDDSVKLPMATSCSPGWIKYIEHMYPEHLDNLSTCKSPQQMFGALVKTYYAKARNLEPENIVSVSIMPCTAKKYEAYRPEMHDSGYRDVDYVLTTRELAILIKQAGLDFYKLEPVKYDRLMGESTGAAAIFGATGGVMEAALRTAYEIITGREVPFDNLNIDPVRGMGGIREASIKIENPVDEWAFLDGVELKCAVAHGLINAKTVMDAVRDGTADYHFIEFMACPGGCLGGGGQPIPTNPEIRAKRAEAIYAEDEGLPIRKSHDNPEIKKLYKDFLKEPLGEVSHHLLHTKYTKRERY